A DNA window from Arachis duranensis cultivar V14167 chromosome 3, aradu.V14167.gnm2.J7QH, whole genome shotgun sequence contains the following coding sequences:
- the LOC107479496 gene encoding lysine-specific demethylase JMJ18: MEQLILAAESDIKEDSPLRPKPKSNDAPEPSGSPRSRMVSARWDPAEACRPIIDEAPVFYPTNEEFEDTLGYIAKIRPQAEPHGICRIVPPACWVPPCPLKEKDIWENAKFSTRIQQIDLLQNREPMKKKKRGRKRKRRNHSKMGTCRRLVNSSSGANSAPEPDEKFGFQSGSDFTFKDFQLYANYFKECYFRLKDPGEDEKFSNDSYQRRWQPSVEEIEGEYWRIIEQPTDEVEVYYGADLETGSVGSGFPKSSSLTKSDSNQYALSGWNLNNFARLPGSVLSFEGSDISGVLVPWLYVGMCFSSFCWHVEDHHLYSLNYLHWGDPKVWYGVPGNHASALEDTMKKHLPDLFEEQPNLLNDLVTQLSPSILKSEGVPVYRTVQHSGEFVITFPRAYHSGFNCGFNCAEAVNVAPVDWLMHGQNAVELYSLQSRKTSLSHDKLLFGSAQEAVQALAELALHGKETPKCLKWRSVCGKEGVLTKAIKTRIKMEEERLGCLPTHLKLLKMDKDFDSYDERECFSCFYDLHLSAVGCECSRDIYSCLKHSKFLCSCAMDKRFVLFRYTIDELKSLVEALEGESHAIKVWANKRLGMVSTVSSEVCMYEPDMEKDMYKAKNPKEEETSVIGATNNSNLNIPSRPHSHVTSEIVQSESHDVTSGASYGIIENHNHSIDKKLVADNGHKVDQEGSLDLNVEAVSDGNENNLLLKSFLTEEKLCCSGSGTKQENIGLAGEHNLSQFCVLKTELSSCSSVVAYSGPFNGGKFGIDSNSGKHPNCMVKREIIDSMNRSISLSDESHLMQVFGTTVKLISLGSVAYGKLWCTKQAIYPRGFKSLVSFFSILDPARICSYISEVVDAGFLGPLFKVTLEGHPNEVFTDTTADKCWESILKRLHDEIVRQRSLGELELPPIELLKSINGHRMFGFHLPSVIQAIEAQDLTHQCAEYWNHKGALTSQGRAIKKFKDGSGSSSGNGNTKVFGINLIKQEDDDIGGSCHSLGEMQSILQGLLKRASADELSAMRKLFSSDALCSQWRMTFLSLMEEINKAGR, encoded by the exons ATGGAACAGCTGATATTGGCTGCAGAATCTGACATCAAAGAG GACTCCCCTTTGAGGCCAAAGCCAAAAAGTAATGATGCACCTGAGCCTTCTGGCAGTCCTAGAAGTAGAATG GTCTCTGCTAGATGGGATCCAGCTGAGGCATGCCGACCCATAATTGATGAAGCACCCGTGTTCTATCCTACTAATGAG GAATTTGAAGACACACTTGGTTACATAGCGAAGATACGCCCCCAAGCTGAACCCCATGGAATATGCAGGATTGTCCCTCCTGCTTGCTGGGTGCCACCTTGCCCTCTGAAGGAGAAAGATATATGGGAAAATGCTAAATTTTCCACCCGTATTCAGCAGATTGATTTGCTTCAAAACAGGGAgcccatgaaaaagaaaaaaaggggaaGGAAACGGAAACGTAGAAATCACTCCAAAATGGGAACATGCAGGAGATTGGTCAATTCAAGTTCAGGAGCTAATAGTGCTCCTGAACCTGATGAGAAATTTGGATTCCAATCAGGGTCAGACTTCACATTTAAAGACTTTCAGCTGTATGCTAATTATTTTAAGGAATGCTACTTTCGGTTAAAAGATCCTGGTGAAGATGAAAAATTTAGCAATGATAGCTAccagaggagatggcagccctCAGTGGAGGAAATTGAAGGTGAATATTGGCGAATAATTGAGCAACCAACTGATGAGGTTGAG GTGTATTATGGTGCAGACTTGGAAACTGGATCAGTCGGAAGTGGTTTTCCCAAATCATCATCCTTAACTAAGAGCGACTCGAATCAATATGCCCTCTCTGGTTGGAATCTCAATAATTTTGCGCGACTACCAGGTTCGGTACTTAGTTTTGAAGGAAGTGACATCTCAGGAGTTCTTGTGCCGTGGCTATATGTTGGCATGTGCTTTTCATCATTTTGCTGG CATGTGGAGGATCATCACCTTTATTCTCTTAATTACCTGCACTGGGGTGACCCAAAAGTATGGTATGGGGTACCTGGAAACCATGCCTCAGCTTTGGAAGATACAATGAAGAAGCACTTACCTGATTTATTTGAGGAACAGCCAAATCTACTCAATGATCTG GTTACACAGTTATCTCCTTCGATTCTTAAATCTGAGGGTGTGCCTGTATATCGTACTGTCCAGCACTCTGGGGAGTTTGTTATTACTTTTCCAAGGGCATACCACTCTGGCTTCAATTGCGGCTTCAACTGTGCAGAGGCAGTGAATGTGGCTCCTGTTGATTGGCTAATGCATGGCCAGAATGCTGTTGAGCTTTATAGCTTGCAGAGTCGTAAGACATCCTTGTCGCATGACAAGCTGTTATTTGGATCAGCACAGGAAGCTGTACAGGCCCTCGCAGAACTAGCTCTTCATGGAAAAGAAACTCCAAAATGTTTGAAATGGAGAAGTGTCTGCGGGAAAGAGGGAGTTCTAACAAAGGCCATTAAG ACAAGGATAAAGATGGAAGAAGAGAGGCTGGGATGTCTTCCAACACATTTGAAGTTGCTAAAGATGGACAAAGACTTCGATtcttatgatgaaagagaatgCTTCTCTTGCTTCTATGACTTGCATTTATCTGCTGTGGGATGTGAGTGCTCTAGGGACATATATTCTTGTCTTAAGCACTCAAAGTTTTTATGCTCTTGCGCAATGGATAAAAGATTTGTTCTTTTTCGTTATACCATAGATGAACTAAAATCTTTGGTTGAAGCATTAGAAGGAGAATCACATGCTATTAAGGTGTGGGCAAATAAAAGGCTTGGAATGGTATCTACTGTTTCCAGTGAGGTTTGCATGTATGAACCAGATATGGAGAAAGACATGTACAAAGCAAAGAATCCCAAAGAAGAGGAGACCTCGGTAATAGGAGCCACGAATaactcaaatttaaatatacctAGCAGGCCTCATAGTCATGTCACTTCAGAGATAGTTCAGTCAGAGTCTCACGATGTAACTTCTGGTGCATCATATGGAATTATAGAAAATCATAATCATAGTATTGATAAAAAGTTGGTCGCAGATAATGGACATAAAGTGGACCAGGAAGGTTCATTGGATTTGAATGTTGAAGCTGTATCAGAtggaaatgaaaataatttgctGCTTAAGAGTTTCTTAACAGAGGAAAAATTATGTTGCTCCGGCTCTggaacaaaacaagaaaacattgGGCTTGCTGGCGAGCATAACCTATCACAGTTTTGTGTTCTGAAGACAGAACTTTCATCATGTTCAAGTGTTGTTGCTTATTCTGGTCCATTTAATGGTGGAAAATTTGGGATAGATTCAAATTCTGGAAAGCATCCTAACTGCATGGTTAAAAGGGAAATCATTGACTCGATGAATAGAAGTATATCTTTGAGTGATGAAAGCCATCTAATGCAAGTGTTTGGTACTACTGTGAAGCTTATAAGTTTGGGATCTGTTGCTTATGGAAAACTATGGTGCACTAAGCAGGCAATATATCCAAGAG GATTCAAGAGTCTAGTTAGCTTCTTTAGCATTCTTGATCCAGCAAGAATATGTAGCTATATTTCTGAAGTTGTTGATGCTGGATTTCTTGGACCTCTTTTCAAG GTTACCCTGGAAGGTCATCCAAATGAGGTGTTCACTGATACCACAGCAGACAAGTGCTGGGAATCAATTCTAAAGAGACTACATGATGAAATCGTTAGGCAAAGGAGTCTAGGTGAACTAGAACTTCCTCCGATAGAGCTTTTGAAAAGCATTAATGGTCATAGAATGTTTGGCTTCCATTTGCCATCTGTTATTCAG GCCATTGAAGCGCAAGATCTCACTCATCAGTGTGCAGAGTACTGGAACCACAAAGGTGCCCTCACTTCACAGGGCCGCGCGATTAAAAAGTTCAAAGATGGTTCAGGTAGCTCTTCAGGTAATGGCAATACCAAAGTTTTTGGCATCAATTTAATTAAGCAGGAAGATGATGACATAGGTGGAAGTTGTCATTCCCTTGGAGAGATGCAATCAATATTACAGGGATTGCTAAAAAGGGCAAGTGCTGATGAGTTAAGCGCAATGCGTAAGTTATTCAGCTCGGACGCTTTGTGCTCCCAGTGGAGAATGACATTCTTATCCCTGATGGAGGAGATCAATAAAGCTGgtagataa